Proteins from one Niallia circulans genomic window:
- the xseB gene encoding exodeoxyribonuclease VII small subunit gives MSKNGLSFEEAMEELEKIVEKLEEGDVPLEEAINTYKRGMELSKFCHDKLKNVEEQLAEIVLDNGQKEAFSINEEE, from the coding sequence ATGTCTAAAAATGGATTGTCTTTTGAAGAAGCAATGGAAGAGCTAGAGAAAATTGTAGAAAAGCTTGAAGAGGGAGATGTTCCTCTTGAAGAAGCAATCAATACATACAAAAGAGGCATGGAACTGTCTAAGTTTTGTCATGATAAATTAAAAAATGTGGAAGAGCAGCTTGCAGAAATTGTGTTAGACAATGGGCAAAAAGAAGCTTTCTCCATAAACGAGGAGGAATAA